One Exiguobacterium sp. BMC-KP genomic window, CCTTTATGAATACCGGCTTTCCGGAGTCTTGTCCGAATGACCTTCGCCAGTGGATCATAACTTGTATCTTTGATGTCAACGATCTTGATGCGTGTCGGATCCATCTTGTTTGCCATTCCCATGCTCGAGATGATCGGGATGTTACGCTTCTTGCATTCTTGAATCAAGTGAATTTTGAACGAGACCGTGTCCGAAGCATCGATGACATAATCCGGCTTCTGTTCAAAAAATGACTCGAATGTTTCTTCATTATAGAACATCTTCAAACGAACGATTTCAAGGTCCGGATTGATTAACGCAAGACGTTCTGCCATGGCATCGACCTTCGGCTGACCGACGGTCGGGAGCAAGGCATGGATTTGTCGGTTGACGTTCGTGATGTCAATGTCATCCTTATCAACAAGAATCAAACGGCCTACACCACTACGGGCAAGTGCTTCTGCTGAGAACGATCCAACGCCACCGATCCCTAGAATAGCGACAGACTTGGATGCCAATGCGTCAAGTCCAGTTTTACCAATTGCTAGTTCATTACGCGAAAATTGATGTAACATCTCATAACCTCACAATACTCATACTGTTTTACTCGGAATTATATCATAAAAAAAAACGTCATGCGACGTATCAAACAATAAAATAATAAGACGATGGGACCCGAAGTGCCGTGTCGATACCTTATTTTTGAACCTGCTGTGCAGGTGGGTGTCTTATCCGATTCCTATTCGTACGTCCTCCTGCTGTGTTACGAGGCATGTACTACTAGTTGGAACGTCAAACTCCCTATCAAAAAAGAGTGGCTCAAAGATAAAAGGCGGCTCTCGTACAATTCAGGAACCCCATCTGATGCATTTAATATAGCATCCTCCCTTCTGAAATGCAACTACTTCCCACTCCAGAAAAGAATGCTTTTTTCAGGTCCAACGTTTCGTGAAGTATTGATTCGGATCATATCGCTGTTGTTGGAATACGGGGTCGAATCTTGGTGTCCGCGTCGCATTTCCGACACCCGCGATAAACGCCCAGTTACCATAATTCGAAGCGACATCATAATCGACTAATTGCTGTTCAAAATACCTTGCTCCGATACGCCAGTCCTGCTTTAACTCGTGGATGAGATAACTCGCAACGATCTGCCTTCCTCGGTTCGACATCCACCCCGTTTCTCTAATCTCGTTCATGAAGGCATCGACGAATGGAACACCGGTTTCGCCCTTTATCCAACGTTCAACTGCTGCTTGGTCAGTCTTCCATGTACGTTGCCCTTCTTGTAGTCCACTTGATCGAAAAAGACGACTTCCCGTTTCGCGCATCGTCAAATGGAAAAAGTCACGCCATAACAGTTCGAAATACAACCAATACGTCGATTCATTTGCTCCTTTTTCTCGCTCTGCTTTCTGCAATTCAGCCATGACGCGACGCGGTGATAGTGACCCGTTTGCCAACCAAGCAGACAACTTTGAGGAATCATTTCGTAAGAACCCATTGCGTGTTTCTTTATAGGTAAACACGGGCTCAGCAAGATATTCTTGCAAACGTGCCCTCCCCGCTGATTCTCCCCCACGAAACGGAAACGCAATCTCTGGATCTGCTTCAACCGACTCCTCTTTCATTAAATGAATTCCTGATGGTGGATCAAGCGGATCGTAAAACGTACCTTTTGCTTCGACTCGTTTTCGAAATGCCGTAAAGACGCGCTTTAGTTCATCACTTCCAATATCTTCTCGACGATGCAACATCTGTGTCTCCAAAGAGCGCGTCGTATATTTGTCTTCGATATATTTCTCACTTGTTGCTTCTTCCGTTCCGGTCATCTTATGGAAATAGACCGTCTCATCCGGTTGCAAGTAAGAGTCGAGCACTTCAAGCACCTTACCCTCTAGAATATCTAACGTAATTCCGATTTGGGACAGATGAATAGCTAAATTCTCTAGCGTCTCCTGTTCGAATCGTTCTTGTTGTGTACCTCTCTTAAAATCTCGTTTCTTTTGATTTTTAACGTAGACCGCACGAATCGTGTTATGTTCTTCACACGCACTCCGAAGTGCTTCATGGTCATCGACACGTAAATCATTGCGATACCAGACGACTGCTCCCATATTGATCGTCTCCCTTCTCCTTATACTATGACCCGACTACAGTACTTGGAAAACCACTTGATGTGCCGATGAGGTTTTAAGACGTTGTTTTCGTGGAATATGATTAGTACAACAAACTAGAGGAGTGAATGAATCAATGGCAGCAAAACGTGGTAAACTCAGAACATTAATGACGCTTGTAACGACGGTTGGACCAATCGTCTATAAATTCTATAAAAAGCAACAATCTAAAAAATCAATCAATAACCCTAAATAAAAAATGGACGTCTCCTCATCGGAGCGTCCATTTTTTAACGTTTACTGACACCTTCACTCGCTTCTACATAAAAACGCCAAGGATAGGTCGTCGCTTCTCCTGCATTCGGAATACCGATTCGTGTCGTCTCGACGATCGAATCGACTGGATCAGCAACAAGTCGAAAGCGAGATTGATAGAGATCTTGACCTGAGTCCGCTGTCGTTAAATCGAACCCTTGGCACAACTTCGCTGGTCCATTGACAAGATTTCGTCGTTGAACATTCGTCAGTTCTTCGTAAGAACAACCAAAACGACGTTTTGCGACTAG contains:
- a CDS encoding DASH family cryptochrome, producing MGAVVWYRNDLRVDDHEALRSACEEHNTIRAVYVKNQKKRDFKRGTQQERFEQETLENLAIHLSQIGITLDILEGKVLEVLDSYLQPDETVYFHKMTGTEEATSEKYIEDKYTTRSLETQMLHRREDIGSDELKRVFTAFRKRVEAKGTFYDPLDPPSGIHLMKEESVEADPEIAFPFRGGESAGRARLQEYLAEPVFTYKETRNGFLRNDSSKLSAWLANGSLSPRRVMAELQKAEREKGANESTYWLYFELLWRDFFHLTMRETGSRLFRSSGLQEGQRTWKTDQAAVERWIKGETGVPFVDAFMNEIRETGWMSNRGRQIVASYLIHELKQDWRIGARYFEQQLVDYDVASNYGNWAFIAGVGNATRTPRFDPVFQQQRYDPNQYFTKRWT
- a CDS encoding tRNA threonylcarbamoyladenosine dehydratase — protein: MLHQFSRNELAIGKTGLDALASKSVAILGIGGVGSFSAEALARSGVGRLILVDKDDIDITNVNRQIHALLPTVGQPKVDAMAERLALINPDLEIVRLKMFYNEETFESFFEQKPDYVIDASDTVSFKIHLIQECKKRNIPIISSMGMANKMDPTRIKIVDIKDTSYDPLAKVIRTRLRKAGIHKGVPVVFSDEPPVKIIEEVRQVVGNDAAAIRKAKMPPSSNAFVPSVGGLIAASYVINEIVREAGVTIERVR